A window from Melopsittacus undulatus isolate bMelUnd1 chromosome Z, bMelUnd1.mat.Z, whole genome shotgun sequence encodes these proteins:
- the TRAPPC13 gene encoding trafficking protein particle complex subunit 13 isoform X4 — MDVNQPKQEHLLALKVMRLTKPTLFTNIPVTCEERDLPGNLFNQLMKDDPSTVKGAESLMLGEMLTLPQNFGNIFLGETFSSYISVHNDSSQVVKDILVKADLQTSSQRLNLSASSAAVAELKPDCCIDDVIHHEVKEIGTHILVCAVSYTTQTGEKMYFRKFFKFQVLKPLDVKTKFYNAETDEVFLEAQIQNITTSPMFMEKVSLEPSMMYNVAELNTVNTAGESESTFGSRTYLQPMDTRQYLYCLKPKQEFAEKAGVIKGVTVIGKLDIVWKTNLGERGRLQTSQLQRMAPGYGDVRLSLETIPDTVNLEEPFDITCKVTNCSERTMDLVLEMCNTNSIHWCGVSGRQLGKLHPSSSLHLALTLLSSVQGLQSVSGLRLTDTFLKRTYEYDDIAQVCVVASEVKQG; from the exons ATGGACGTTAACCAACCCAAGCAGGAGCATTTGCTGGCTCTGAAAG tgATGAGGCTAACCAAGCCTACTTTATTCACTAATATTCCAGTGACTTGTGAAGAAAGAGATTTGCCAG GTAATCTCTTTAATCAGCTCATGAAAGATGATCCTTCTACTGTAAAGGGAGCAGAAAGTTTGATGCTAGGAGAAATGCTTACTTTGCCTCAGAATTTTGG aaatatatttctggGAGAGACATTTTCCAGTTACATTAGTGTACACAATGATAGCAGTCAAGTTGTCAAGGACATACTGGTAAAG GCTGATCTTCAGACAAGTTCTCAGCGCTTGAACCTTTCAGCTTCTAGTGCTGCAGTGGCAGAACTTAAACCTGACTGTTGCATTGATGATGTGATCCATCATGAAGTAAAGGAAATAGGAACACACAT cCTAGTTTGTGCAGTAAGTTACACTACGCAGACAGGAGAGAAGATGTACTTCAGAAAGTTCTTCAAATTTCAG gttcttaaacCACTAGATGTGAAAACCAAATTCTACAATGCTGAG acaGATGAAGTGTTTCTGGAAGCTCAGATTCAGAATATCACTACCTCTCCAATGTTTATGGAGAAGGTTTCTTTAGAACCATCTATGATGTACAATGTtgcagaactgaacacagttaATACAGCAGGGGAAAG tgAGTCTACTTTTGGCTCAAGAACTTATTTACAGCCTATGGATACACGTCAATACTTATACTGCctaaaaccaaagcaagaaTTTGCAGAGAAGGCTGGAGTAATAAAAGGTGTAACAGTGATTGGTAAACTAGACATTGTGTGGAAAACTAATCTGGGTGAACGAGGAAGGCTGCAAACTAGCCAGCTCCAAAGAATG GCTCCTGGCTATGGTGATGTAAGGCTTTCTCTGGAGACAATACCAGACACCGTAAATTTGGAAGAACCTTTTGACATTACATGTAAAGTAACAAATTGCAG TGAAAGGACTATGGATCTGGTTTTAGAAATGTGCAATACAAATTCCATCCACTGGTGTGGAGTTTCAGGAAGGCAACTTGGAAAGCTGCACCCAAGCTCATCCCTCCATCTTGCACTTACATTGTTGTCTTCAGTGCAGGGTTTGCAA AGTGTCTCGGGCCTAAGACTTACAGACACATTTTTGAAGAGAACATATGAGTACGATGATATTGCACAAGTCTGTGTAGTTGCTTCAGAAGTCAAACAAGGCTGA
- the TRAPPC13 gene encoding trafficking protein particle complex subunit 13 isoform X1 — protein sequence MDVNQPKQEHLLALKVMRLTKPTLFTNIPVTCEERDLPGNLFNQLMKDDPSTVKGAESLMLGEMLTLPQNFGNIFLGETFSSYISVHNDSSQVVKDILVKADLQTSSQRLNLSASSAAVAELKPDCCIDDVIHHEVKEIGTHILVCAVSYTTQTGEKMYFRKFFKFQVLKPLDVKTKFYNAESDLSSVTDEVFLEAQIQNITTSPMFMEKVSLEPSMMYNVAELNTVNTAGESESTFGSRTYLQPMDTRQYLYCLKPKQEFAEKAGVIKGVTVIGKLDIVWKTNLGERGRLQTSQLQRMAPGYGDVRLSLETIPDTVNLEEPFDITCKVTNCSSERTMDLVLEMCNTNSIHWCGVSGRQLGKLHPSSSLHLALTLLSSVQGLQSVSGLRLTDTFLKRTYEYDDIAQVCVVASEVKQG from the exons ATGGACGTTAACCAACCCAAGCAGGAGCATTTGCTGGCTCTGAAAG tgATGAGGCTAACCAAGCCTACTTTATTCACTAATATTCCAGTGACTTGTGAAGAAAGAGATTTGCCAG GTAATCTCTTTAATCAGCTCATGAAAGATGATCCTTCTACTGTAAAGGGAGCAGAAAGTTTGATGCTAGGAGAAATGCTTACTTTGCCTCAGAATTTTGG aaatatatttctggGAGAGACATTTTCCAGTTACATTAGTGTACACAATGATAGCAGTCAAGTTGTCAAGGACATACTGGTAAAG GCTGATCTTCAGACAAGTTCTCAGCGCTTGAACCTTTCAGCTTCTAGTGCTGCAGTGGCAGAACTTAAACCTGACTGTTGCATTGATGATGTGATCCATCATGAAGTAAAGGAAATAGGAACACACAT cCTAGTTTGTGCAGTAAGTTACACTACGCAGACAGGAGAGAAGATGTACTTCAGAAAGTTCTTCAAATTTCAG gttcttaaacCACTAGATGTGAAAACCAAATTCTACAATGCTGAG AGTGACCTCAGTTCTgtg acaGATGAAGTGTTTCTGGAAGCTCAGATTCAGAATATCACTACCTCTCCAATGTTTATGGAGAAGGTTTCTTTAGAACCATCTATGATGTACAATGTtgcagaactgaacacagttaATACAGCAGGGGAAAG tgAGTCTACTTTTGGCTCAAGAACTTATTTACAGCCTATGGATACACGTCAATACTTATACTGCctaaaaccaaagcaagaaTTTGCAGAGAAGGCTGGAGTAATAAAAGGTGTAACAGTGATTGGTAAACTAGACATTGTGTGGAAAACTAATCTGGGTGAACGAGGAAGGCTGCAAACTAGCCAGCTCCAAAGAATG GCTCCTGGCTATGGTGATGTAAGGCTTTCTCTGGAGACAATACCAGACACCGTAAATTTGGAAGAACCTTTTGACATTACATGTAAAGTAACAAATTGCAG CAGTGAAAGGACTATGGATCTGGTTTTAGAAATGTGCAATACAAATTCCATCCACTGGTGTGGAGTTTCAGGAAGGCAACTTGGAAAGCTGCACCCAAGCTCATCCCTCCATCTTGCACTTACATTGTTGTCTTCAGTGCAGGGTTTGCAA AGTGTCTCGGGCCTAAGACTTACAGACACATTTTTGAAGAGAACATATGAGTACGATGATATTGCACAAGTCTGTGTAGTTGCTTCAGAAGTCAAACAAGGCTGA
- the TRAPPC13 gene encoding trafficking protein particle complex subunit 13 isoform X3 — protein sequence MDVNQPKQEHLLALKVMRLTKPTLFTNIPVTCEERDLPGNLFNQLMKDDPSTVKGAESLMLGEMLTLPQNFGNIFLGETFSSYISVHNDSSQVVKDILVKADLQTSSQRLNLSASSAAVAELKPDCCIDDVIHHEVKEIGTHILVCAVSYTTQTGEKMYFRKFFKFQVLKPLDVKTKFYNAETDEVFLEAQIQNITTSPMFMEKVSLEPSMMYNVAELNTVNTAGESESTFGSRTYLQPMDTRQYLYCLKPKQEFAEKAGVIKGVTVIGKLDIVWKTNLGERGRLQTSQLQRMAPGYGDVRLSLETIPDTVNLEEPFDITCKVTNCSSERTMDLVLEMCNTNSIHWCGVSGRQLGKLHPSSSLHLALTLLSSVQGLQSVSGLRLTDTFLKRTYEYDDIAQVCVVASEVKQG from the exons ATGGACGTTAACCAACCCAAGCAGGAGCATTTGCTGGCTCTGAAAG tgATGAGGCTAACCAAGCCTACTTTATTCACTAATATTCCAGTGACTTGTGAAGAAAGAGATTTGCCAG GTAATCTCTTTAATCAGCTCATGAAAGATGATCCTTCTACTGTAAAGGGAGCAGAAAGTTTGATGCTAGGAGAAATGCTTACTTTGCCTCAGAATTTTGG aaatatatttctggGAGAGACATTTTCCAGTTACATTAGTGTACACAATGATAGCAGTCAAGTTGTCAAGGACATACTGGTAAAG GCTGATCTTCAGACAAGTTCTCAGCGCTTGAACCTTTCAGCTTCTAGTGCTGCAGTGGCAGAACTTAAACCTGACTGTTGCATTGATGATGTGATCCATCATGAAGTAAAGGAAATAGGAACACACAT cCTAGTTTGTGCAGTAAGTTACACTACGCAGACAGGAGAGAAGATGTACTTCAGAAAGTTCTTCAAATTTCAG gttcttaaacCACTAGATGTGAAAACCAAATTCTACAATGCTGAG acaGATGAAGTGTTTCTGGAAGCTCAGATTCAGAATATCACTACCTCTCCAATGTTTATGGAGAAGGTTTCTTTAGAACCATCTATGATGTACAATGTtgcagaactgaacacagttaATACAGCAGGGGAAAG tgAGTCTACTTTTGGCTCAAGAACTTATTTACAGCCTATGGATACACGTCAATACTTATACTGCctaaaaccaaagcaagaaTTTGCAGAGAAGGCTGGAGTAATAAAAGGTGTAACAGTGATTGGTAAACTAGACATTGTGTGGAAAACTAATCTGGGTGAACGAGGAAGGCTGCAAACTAGCCAGCTCCAAAGAATG GCTCCTGGCTATGGTGATGTAAGGCTTTCTCTGGAGACAATACCAGACACCGTAAATTTGGAAGAACCTTTTGACATTACATGTAAAGTAACAAATTGCAG CAGTGAAAGGACTATGGATCTGGTTTTAGAAATGTGCAATACAAATTCCATCCACTGGTGTGGAGTTTCAGGAAGGCAACTTGGAAAGCTGCACCCAAGCTCATCCCTCCATCTTGCACTTACATTGTTGTCTTCAGTGCAGGGTTTGCAA AGTGTCTCGGGCCTAAGACTTACAGACACATTTTTGAAGAGAACATATGAGTACGATGATATTGCACAAGTCTGTGTAGTTGCTTCAGAAGTCAAACAAGGCTGA
- the SHLD3 gene encoding shieldin complex subunit 3, translating to MEVVLHYRPYQRDLVKLQNFAEAAVKEFPIRRLPRFTPWFPNDLYRLPLKPKKQPPVISCEEAEELKQLSTPSEYVTGAPDCDCTKFLLEFQSDVKHRQTLIQAQTVHRLINLENQGDPPPNGKQKLKRSWSVSLPSHKLKEKILPLSQELQNNLERLKLHAFYRAKWIIEESICNNQNLEDIWVKLNRLIKQNELPSCNATIQRSVGQIWIFCDILYCEYVRNILREKLSLTDKMNLLVHKFGIIFSL from the coding sequence ATGGAAGTGGTCTTGCATTATCGACCATATCAGAGAGATCTAGTAAAACTGCAGAactttgcagaagcagcagtgaaggaGTTTCCCATTCGTCGCTTACCAAGATTTACACCCTGGTTTCCAAATGATTTATACAGACTTCCCCTCAAACCAAAAAAGCAGCCACCTGTTATTTCTtgtgaggaagcagaagaaTTGAAACAGCTTTCTACACCTTCAGAATATGTTACAGGAGCTCCTGATTGTGACTGCACAAAATTCCTCCTTGAGTTTCAGTCTGATGTGAAACACAGGCAGACTTTAATACAAGCACAAACTGTTCACAGATTAATTAACTTGGAGAATCAAGGAGACCCACCAcctaatggaaaacaaaaattgaaaaGGTCTTGGAGTGTCTCTCTCCCTAGTCATAAGCTTAAGGAAAAGATTCTTCCTTTATCTCAAGAActgcaaaataatttagaaagaCTAAAACTGCATGCATTTTACAGAGCAAAGTGGATAATCGAAGAGTCTATTTGTAATAATCAGAATTTGGAGGACATCTGGGTAAAGCTGAATAGGCTAATCAAGCAGAATGAATTGCCATCTTGCAACGCTACTATCCAAAGATCTGTTGGACAGATATGGATTTTCTGTGATATATTATACTGTGAATATGTTAGAAATATTCTTAGGGAAAAGCTAAGCCTTACTGATAAAATGAATTTACTTGTACATAAATTTGGAATTATATTTAGTTTGTAA
- the TRAPPC13 gene encoding trafficking protein particle complex subunit 13 isoform X2 has product MDVNQPKQEHLLALKVMRLTKPTLFTNIPVTCEERDLPGNLFNQLMKDDPSTVKGAESLMLGEMLTLPQNFGNIFLGETFSSYISVHNDSSQVVKDILVKADLQTSSQRLNLSASSAAVAELKPDCCIDDVIHHEVKEIGTHILVCAVSYTTQTGEKMYFRKFFKFQVLKPLDVKTKFYNAESDLSSVTDEVFLEAQIQNITTSPMFMEKVSLEPSMMYNVAELNTVNTAGESESTFGSRTYLQPMDTRQYLYCLKPKQEFAEKAGVIKGVTVIGKLDIVWKTNLGERGRLQTSQLQRMAPGYGDVRLSLETIPDTVNLEEPFDITCKVTNCSERTMDLVLEMCNTNSIHWCGVSGRQLGKLHPSSSLHLALTLLSSVQGLQSVSGLRLTDTFLKRTYEYDDIAQVCVVASEVKQG; this is encoded by the exons ATGGACGTTAACCAACCCAAGCAGGAGCATTTGCTGGCTCTGAAAG tgATGAGGCTAACCAAGCCTACTTTATTCACTAATATTCCAGTGACTTGTGAAGAAAGAGATTTGCCAG GTAATCTCTTTAATCAGCTCATGAAAGATGATCCTTCTACTGTAAAGGGAGCAGAAAGTTTGATGCTAGGAGAAATGCTTACTTTGCCTCAGAATTTTGG aaatatatttctggGAGAGACATTTTCCAGTTACATTAGTGTACACAATGATAGCAGTCAAGTTGTCAAGGACATACTGGTAAAG GCTGATCTTCAGACAAGTTCTCAGCGCTTGAACCTTTCAGCTTCTAGTGCTGCAGTGGCAGAACTTAAACCTGACTGTTGCATTGATGATGTGATCCATCATGAAGTAAAGGAAATAGGAACACACAT cCTAGTTTGTGCAGTAAGTTACACTACGCAGACAGGAGAGAAGATGTACTTCAGAAAGTTCTTCAAATTTCAG gttcttaaacCACTAGATGTGAAAACCAAATTCTACAATGCTGAG AGTGACCTCAGTTCTgtg acaGATGAAGTGTTTCTGGAAGCTCAGATTCAGAATATCACTACCTCTCCAATGTTTATGGAGAAGGTTTCTTTAGAACCATCTATGATGTACAATGTtgcagaactgaacacagttaATACAGCAGGGGAAAG tgAGTCTACTTTTGGCTCAAGAACTTATTTACAGCCTATGGATACACGTCAATACTTATACTGCctaaaaccaaagcaagaaTTTGCAGAGAAGGCTGGAGTAATAAAAGGTGTAACAGTGATTGGTAAACTAGACATTGTGTGGAAAACTAATCTGGGTGAACGAGGAAGGCTGCAAACTAGCCAGCTCCAAAGAATG GCTCCTGGCTATGGTGATGTAAGGCTTTCTCTGGAGACAATACCAGACACCGTAAATTTGGAAGAACCTTTTGACATTACATGTAAAGTAACAAATTGCAG TGAAAGGACTATGGATCTGGTTTTAGAAATGTGCAATACAAATTCCATCCACTGGTGTGGAGTTTCAGGAAGGCAACTTGGAAAGCTGCACCCAAGCTCATCCCTCCATCTTGCACTTACATTGTTGTCTTCAGTGCAGGGTTTGCAA AGTGTCTCGGGCCTAAGACTTACAGACACATTTTTGAAGAGAACATATGAGTACGATGATATTGCACAAGTCTGTGTAGTTGCTTCAGAAGTCAAACAAGGCTGA